One window of the Onychostoma macrolepis isolate SWU-2019 chromosome 21, ASM1243209v1, whole genome shotgun sequence genome contains the following:
- the bhmt gene encoding betaine--homocysteine S-methyltransferase 1 produces MRISPVSLSSPEDLHLFLNLLLNMAPVGSKRGVLERLDAGEVVIGDGGFVFALEKRGYVKAGPWTPEAAAEHPEAVRQLHREFLRAGSNVMQTFTFYASDDKLENRGNKLTFTGQQINEAACDLAREVANEGDALVAGGVSQTPSYLSCKSEDEVKKIFKKQIDVFIKKNVDFLIAEYFEHVEEAEWAVQVLKATGKPVAATLCIGPDGDMHGVTPGECAVRLVKAGADIVGVNCHFDPMTCVKTVAMMKAGVEKAGLKAHYMTQPLAYHTPDCSCQGFIDLPEFPFALEPRILTRWEMQHYAREAYKAGIRYIGGCCGFEPYHIRAVTEELATERGFLPEASQKHGLWGSGLEMHTKPWVRARARRDYWERLKPASGRPLCPSMSSPDGWGVTRGHAELMQQREATTAEQLRPLFQKSDAKH; encoded by the exons ATGAGGATCTCTCCAGTGTCTCTCAGCTCTCCTGAAGATCTCCATCTGTTTCTGAATCTCCTGCTAAACATGGCACCAGTCGGATCAAAGAGG gGTGTTCTGGAGCGCCTGGACGCGGGTGAGGTGGTGATTGGAGACGGAGGGTTCGTGTTCGCGCTGGAGAAGCGAGGCTATGTGAAGGCCGGTCCCTGGACTCCAGAGGCCGCTGCTGAGCACCCAGAGGCCG TGCGACAGCTGCACAGGGAATTCCTGCGGGCCGGGTCAAATGTCATGCAGACGTTCACTTTCTACGCCAGCGACGACAAACTGGAGAACAGAGGGAACAAGCTGACTTTCACC GGCCAGCAGATCAACGAGGCCGCCTGCGATCTGGCCAGAGAAGTAGCCAATGAGGGCGATGCTCTGGTGGCGGGCGGAGTCTCGCAGACACCCTCTTACCTCAGCTGCAAGAGCGAAGACGAGGTCAAGAAGATCTTCAAGAAGCAGATCGACGTCTTCATCAAGAAGAACGTGGACTTCCTGATCGCCGAG TACTTTGAGCACGTGGAGGAGGCTGAATGGGCCGTCCAGGTTCTGAAGGCAACAGGAAAGCCTGTAGCAGCCACTCTGTGTATTGGACCTGATGGAGACATGCATGGAGTGACACCTGGAGAGTGTGCGGTCAGACTGGTCAAAGCAG GCGCTGATATCGTGGGTGTGAACTGTCACTTTGACCCCATGACCTGTGTGAAGACCGTGGCCATGATGAAGGCCGGCGTGGAGAAAGCTGGTCTGAAGGCGCACTATATGACGCAGCCGCTGGCGTATCACACACCAGACTGCAGCTGCCAGGGATTCATCGACCTGCCAGAGTTCCCTTtcg CTCTGGAGCCGCGGATCCTCACGCGCTGGGAGATGCAGCATTACGCCAGAGAGGCCTATAAGGCGGGAATCCGTTACATCGGCGGCTGCTGCGGGTTCGAGCCGTACCACATCCGTGCCGTGACCGAGGAGCTGGCAACCGAGAGAGGATTCCTGCCCGAAGCCTCTCAGAAACACGGCCTGTGGGGCAGCGGCCTGGAGATGCACACCAAACCCTGGGTCCGAGCtag GGCCCGTCGTGATTACTGGGAGCGGCTGAAGCCGGCGTCCGGTCGCCCGCTGTGTCCATCCATGTCCAGTCCTGACGGCTGGGGGGTCACCAGAGGTCACGCCGAGCTCATGCAGCAGAGGGAGGCCACGACCGCGGAGCAGCTGCGCCCGCTCTTCCAGAAATCTGATGCTAAACACTGA